Proteins encoded in a region of the Streptomyces sp. NBC_00258 genome:
- a CDS encoding transposase, translated as MTPGVRFGPFQMVSFDGCTSIKLPDTERNVEWFGPGSRGGYPMLELMTLVETGTRALIGAVFGTPSDGETSYARRLLHHLGPGMLVLWDKGFDANAFLAAVHDTGASFLGRLRANRRTPVLSRLTDGSYLSVIGTVPVRVVEAQITVAYDDCSFTNSYRLVTTLTDARRYPAPALVALYHQRWEHESAYFALRHTITDGRVLRSGDPVGVEQEMWALLALYQALRTVMVEAAESRPGTDPDRCGFTIAIQTARDLVVQAADVIKPGTLGNRTTGVIGNRVLAGLLPHRRPRISTRKVRSPVSRYAERQDDGRPDTSRLVTDLDVTILEPDPNLPTVSHDDRHTPAADRRRQHVLDLLHAEPDRQWHPRDLARHLGDITLGTMYRQLDRWAVNGLISKTGPATYSSPRTRSTPFPPAEIR; from the coding sequence GTGACTCCCGGAGTGCGGTTCGGGCCGTTCCAGATGGTCTCCTTCGACGGCTGCACCTCGATCAAGCTCCCGGATACCGAGCGCAACGTGGAGTGGTTCGGACCCGGCAGCCGTGGCGGGTATCCGATGCTGGAACTGATGACCCTGGTGGAGACCGGCACCCGTGCCCTGATCGGCGCCGTGTTCGGCACTCCCAGCGACGGGGAGACCTCCTACGCTCGCAGGCTCCTGCACCACCTGGGCCCCGGCATGCTGGTCCTGTGGGACAAGGGTTTCGACGCCAATGCCTTCCTCGCCGCCGTGCACGACACCGGAGCCAGTTTCCTGGGCCGTCTGCGCGCCAACCGACGCACCCCGGTCCTGAGCCGACTCACCGATGGCTCCTACCTCTCGGTCATCGGCACCGTCCCGGTACGCGTCGTGGAAGCGCAGATCACCGTGGCCTATGACGACTGCTCGTTCACCAACTCCTACCGGCTGGTCACGACACTGACCGATGCTCGTCGGTACCCCGCCCCGGCCCTCGTTGCCCTTTACCACCAGCGCTGGGAGCACGAGTCGGCGTATTTTGCCCTGCGTCACACGATCACAGACGGCCGGGTCCTGCGTTCAGGCGACCCAGTCGGGGTCGAGCAGGAGATGTGGGCCCTGCTCGCCCTCTACCAGGCACTTCGGACCGTGATGGTGGAGGCCGCCGAGTCCCGGCCGGGCACCGACCCGGACCGCTGCGGCTTCACCATAGCCATCCAGACCGCCCGCGACCTCGTGGTCCAAGCCGCCGACGTCATCAAGCCCGGCACCCTGGGCAACCGCACCACCGGCGTCATCGGCAACCGGGTCCTGGCCGGGCTCCTCCCGCACCGGCGCCCCCGCATCAGCACCCGAAAAGTCAGGTCACCTGTCTCCCGGTACGCCGAACGCCAAGACGACGGCCGCCCCGACACAAGCCGCCTGGTCACCGACCTCGACGTCACCATCCTCGAACCCGATCCCAACCTGCCCACCGTCTCACACGACGATCGGCACACACCGGCCGCCGACCGGCGCCGACAGCACGTCCTGGACCTCCTTCACGCAGAACCCGACCGCCAGTGGCACCCCCGCGACCTCGCCCGCCACCTCGGCGACATCACCCTCGGCACGATGTACCGACAGCTCGACAGATGGGCCGTAAACGGACTCATCTCCAAGACCGGCCCCGCCACCTACAGCAGCCCGAGAACTCGCTCAACCCCCTTCCCACCAGCGGAAATACGCTAA
- a CDS encoding carboxylesterase/lipase family protein: MRQLLTLIADDTSPVVTTTAGKVRGQAGEGVQAFKGIPYAAPPTGALRFGRPQAAQSWSGVRDATKFGAACPQPRAKIVPKGIPISEDCLTVNVWTPVPSTRAGSGKKPVLVFIHGGGFVEGTAAEPIYDGADLARKGVVVVTLQYRFGPFGYLDLSDLGKEYENSANNGLLDQIAGLQWVRKNIAAFGGDPSNVTLFGESAGSISISAIMGSPQSDGLYHRAILQSGTSANISDRKQAGRVSRAYRDFAGASTVADLRKLSADKLQQAADDLYDSDFSDTAFGPVVDGQLLPENPMKRLASPDGPKVPVIITTTRDEARYWIQEVPEAEHMPEVLYRPWLTNLVGESNTDAAIAAYRKNRPDLTEGEVAMALAGDVAFRAPSIKTAEVLAHRGVPVWIGLFTAPSPKDGGKYGAPHAIDLGFVFGNFTADPDFYGTGTWREQLSEHVQDLWTTFARTGNPGRADWSRYNLTDRPTLVINKHSAVENDPLSNERKVFAALPYDGTTPALQDLTPLTYPGTPWPDSASSSL, encoded by the coding sequence ATGCGCCAACTGCTGACGCTCATCGCCGACGACACGTCGCCGGTGGTGACGACGACTGCCGGCAAGGTTCGCGGGCAGGCCGGTGAGGGCGTGCAGGCGTTCAAGGGCATCCCCTATGCCGCACCCCCGACCGGCGCCCTCCGGTTCGGACGGCCCCAGGCCGCGCAGTCATGGTCGGGCGTTCGGGACGCCACCAAGTTCGGCGCGGCCTGCCCACAGCCACGCGCCAAGATCGTCCCCAAGGGGATACCGATCTCGGAGGACTGCCTGACCGTGAACGTCTGGACGCCCGTCCCGAGTACGCGCGCGGGCAGCGGCAAGAAGCCGGTGCTGGTGTTCATCCACGGCGGCGGGTTTGTGGAGGGCACGGCTGCGGAGCCCATCTACGACGGCGCGGACCTGGCCCGCAAGGGCGTCGTCGTGGTCACACTGCAGTACCGGTTCGGCCCCTTCGGCTACCTGGACCTGTCCGACCTGGGCAAGGAGTACGAGAACAGCGCCAACAACGGACTGCTCGACCAGATCGCCGGCCTGCAGTGGGTGCGCAAGAACATCGCCGCCTTCGGCGGCGACCCATCGAATGTGACCCTCTTTGGCGAGTCCGCCGGTTCCATCTCCATCTCCGCGATCATGGGCAGCCCGCAGTCCGACGGCCTCTACCACCGCGCCATCCTGCAGAGCGGCACCTCCGCCAACATCTCCGACCGCAAGCAGGCAGGCAGGGTCTCCCGCGCCTACCGAGATTTCGCTGGTGCCTCCACCGTCGCCGATCTGCGCAAGCTCAGCGCCGACAAGCTCCAGCAGGCGGCCGACGACCTGTATGACAGTGACTTCTCCGACACCGCGTTCGGTCCCGTCGTCGACGGTCAGCTGCTGCCCGAGAATCCCATGAAGCGCCTCGCCTCCCCGGACGGTCCAAAGGTTCCCGTCATCATCACCACCACCCGCGACGAGGCCCGGTACTGGATCCAGGAGGTCCCCGAGGCCGAGCACATGCCCGAGGTGCTCTACCGGCCCTGGCTGACTAACCTCGTCGGCGAGAGCAACACCGACGCCGCCATCGCCGCCTACCGCAAGAACCGCCCCGATCTGACCGAGGGGGAGGTGGCCATGGCCCTCGCCGGCGACGTCGCCTTTCGCGCCCCCTCCATCAAAACCGCCGAGGTCCTCGCCCATCGCGGTGTTCCGGTCTGGATCGGCCTGTTCACCGCACCCTCGCCCAAGGACGGCGGCAAGTACGGCGCACCCCACGCCATCGACCTGGGCTTCGTCTTCGGGAACTTCACCGCCGACCCCGACTTCTACGGCACCGGCACCTGGAGAGAGCAGCTGTCCGAGCACGTCCAGGACCTGTGGACCACCTTCGCCAGAACCGGCAACCCCGGACGCGCGGACTGGAGCCGGTACAACCTCACCGACCGCCCCACCCTGGTGATCAACAAGCACTCGGCCGTCGAGAACGACCCGCTCAGCAACGAACGCAAGGTCTTCGCCGCCCTCCCTTACGACGGCACCACGCCCGCCCTGCAGGACCTGACCCCACTGACCTATCCCGGAACCCCCTGGCCCGACTCCGCGTCATCATCTCTCTGA
- a CDS encoding TetR/AcrR family transcriptional regulator, whose protein sequence is MPTEVESTERRRQIGKAALRVVRERGAAQLTIRAVADAMGGSTSLVTHYVRNRRELLILAFTAVEHRWAAEENRLAQLPAADRIDYLAQWGANWSSEEDEVLAALLLHLLTEARPAPESLAVVHQELDAWRQALGEAAEAADIRSPWASADLIYLVSRGAMLSTLEHPDAWTAERLAAAARNLNRLLRPAHPSSSGRA, encoded by the coding sequence ATGCCGACTGAGGTGGAGAGCACAGAACGCAGGCGCCAGATCGGCAAAGCTGCACTACGCGTCGTTCGTGAACGTGGAGCGGCCCAACTCACCATCCGCGCGGTGGCCGACGCCATGGGCGGCTCCACCAGCCTGGTCACCCACTACGTCCGCAACCGGCGTGAACTGCTGATCCTCGCCTTCACCGCCGTCGAGCACCGGTGGGCCGCCGAAGAGAACCGCCTGGCCCAATTGCCCGCCGCTGACCGCATCGACTACCTCGCCCAGTGGGGGGCGAACTGGTCAAGCGAGGAGGACGAGGTCCTCGCAGCCCTCCTGCTGCACCTCCTCACCGAGGCCAGGCCCGCCCCGGAAAGCCTCGCCGTCGTACACCAGGAACTCGATGCCTGGCGCCAGGCACTTGGCGAGGCCGCGGAGGCCGCCGACATCCGCTCCCCCTGGGCGTCCGCCGACCTGATCTACCTCGTCTCACGTGGCGCCATGCTCAGCACCCTGGAACACCCCGACGCATGGACCGCTGAACGCCTCGCCGCTGCCGCCCGCAACCTCAACCGGCTCCTGCGCCCCGCCCATCCGTCCTCGTCCGGCCGTGCGTAG
- a CDS encoding ISAzo13 family transposase — MGALEGQQAELAAKFEAVLPHLDERQRRLLMGAEARSIGHGGIGLVARAAGVREGTVSLGVAELDSGQAPLGRVRRAGGGRKRTVDLDPGLRPALLALVEPDVRGDPMSPLRWTTKSTRHLAGELTRRGHRISADTVADVLREEGFSLQGNAKTVEGRQHPDRDGQFRYINEQAKAHQAAGDPVISVDTKKKEIVGPYRNGGREWRPAGDPVQVSTHDFPDKELGKAVPYGIYDLAANTGWVSVGTDHDTAAFAVESIRRWWKGRSQHDYPQAKRLLVTADAGGSNGYRTRAWKAELAALALETGMNITVCHFPPGTSKWNRIEHRLFAHITMNWRGRPLTSHDVIVQSIAATTTRTGLSVHAELDTTAYETGIRIGDRQMDALPLSRHDWHGDWNYTLRPESHCRDGIPPIPPQDLPGPGRAWLAHPDLTGLPHDQWDQLITQLRAARELQREEDLHQRRGGDRRKVPSAGLYTGRRPGLTLVDRLLATLLYQRFKLPQVAIAPLFTVTPVTLNRAISQTRRLLDAIGHTIEPAATRLATLDDLADLATRLGITPTPKIKTAS; from the coding sequence ATGGGCGCTCTGGAAGGACAACAGGCCGAGCTGGCAGCCAAGTTCGAGGCGGTCCTGCCACATCTGGATGAGCGGCAGAGGCGTCTGCTGATGGGCGCGGAGGCCCGGTCGATCGGCCATGGCGGGATCGGGCTGGTCGCCCGTGCCGCCGGGGTGCGCGAGGGTACGGTGTCTCTGGGTGTCGCCGAACTTGACTCCGGACAGGCCCCGTTGGGGCGGGTGCGCCGGGCGGGCGGCGGCCGTAAGCGGACAGTCGATCTGGACCCGGGGCTGCGTCCGGCGCTATTGGCTCTGGTCGAGCCGGACGTGCGGGGCGATCCGATGTCGCCCCTGCGCTGGACGACGAAATCCACCCGCCATCTGGCCGGCGAACTCACCCGCCGGGGCCACCGGATATCCGCCGACACCGTTGCCGACGTACTGCGCGAGGAAGGCTTCAGCCTCCAGGGCAACGCCAAGACCGTCGAAGGTAGACAACACCCCGACCGGGACGGCCAGTTCCGCTACATCAACGAGCAGGCCAAGGCCCACCAGGCCGCTGGCGACCCGGTGATCAGCGTCGATACGAAGAAGAAGGAAATCGTCGGGCCGTACAGGAACGGCGGCCGCGAGTGGCGGCCGGCGGGTGACCCCGTGCAGGTCAGCACCCATGACTTCCCCGACAAAGAACTCGGGAAAGCTGTGCCCTACGGCATCTATGACCTGGCCGCGAACACCGGCTGGGTCAGTGTCGGCACCGACCACGACACCGCCGCTTTCGCCGTGGAATCCATCCGCCGCTGGTGGAAGGGCCGCAGCCAGCACGACTACCCGCAGGCCAAACGGCTACTGGTCACCGCGGACGCCGGTGGCTCCAACGGTTACCGCACCCGCGCCTGGAAGGCCGAACTCGCCGCCCTGGCCCTGGAAACAGGCATGAACATCACCGTGTGTCACTTTCCGCCGGGAACTTCGAAGTGGAATCGGATCGAGCACCGACTGTTCGCCCACATCACCATGAACTGGCGCGGCAGGCCCCTGACCAGCCATGACGTCATCGTTCAGTCCATCGCCGCGACCACCACCCGCACCGGATTGAGCGTCCACGCCGAACTCGACACCACCGCCTACGAGACCGGCATCCGCATCGGCGACCGGCAGATGGACGCCCTGCCTCTGAGCCGCCACGACTGGCACGGTGACTGGAACTACACCCTTCGCCCCGAGTCGCACTGCCGGGACGGGATCCCTCCCATCCCGCCTCAGGATCTACCCGGCCCCGGTCGCGCCTGGCTGGCCCATCCGGACCTGACCGGTCTGCCGCACGACCAGTGGGACCAGCTGATCACCCAGTTGAGAGCCGCCCGAGAGCTCCAGCGGGAAGAAGACCTTCACCAAAGACGCGGCGGGGACCGGCGGAAAGTCCCCTCCGCCGGCCTCTACACCGGCCGCCGCCCCGGCCTCACCCTCGTCGACCGGCTCCTGGCCACCCTCCTCTACCAGCGGTTCAAGCTCCCCCAGGTCGCCATCGCCCCGCTCTTCACCGTCACACCCGTGACCCTCAACCGCGCCATCAGCCAAACCCGCCGACTCCTGGACGCGATCGGACACACCATCGAACCCGCCGCCACTCGACTGGCCACCCTGGACGACCTCGCGGACCTCGCCACCCGCCTCGGCATCACCCCGACACCAAAGATCAAGACAGCGAGTTAA